One region of Bradyrhizobium diazoefficiens genomic DNA includes:
- a CDS encoding indolepyruvate ferredoxin oxidoreductase family protein → MGINQGPISLDQKYTQDTGHIFTTGIQALVRLPMAQIRRDRAAGLNTAGFISGYRGSPLGGYDQQLFAARKHLEQYNIKFQPGVNEDLAATAVWGSQQLNLSPGAKHDGVVGIWYGKGPGVDRCGDVFRHGNAAGSAKNGGVLCLAGDDHGAKSSTVPHQSDHAFISALMPYLYPSSIHEMIEMGLLGIAMSRYSGCWVGMKVITETVETTAEIDLTDEMTPFVIPTDFEMPEGGLNLRWPDDRFAQDRRLQDYKGFAAIAFARANKVNRITMDSPNARYGIMASGKSYEDIRQALRELGITPEVAAKIGLRLYKIGMPWPLEPEGVRQFAVGLEEIFIIEERREIVENQVKQELFNWRDDVRPRIIGKMDDHDKRFLPFAEELSVASLASSLTERLLRLDLNPEIASMLRAKADWFNGRQATQMQAVAPVSRTPYFCSGCPHNTSTKVPEGSRAFAGIGCHFMALWMDRSTETFTHMGGEGVPWVGVAPFTKEEHVFANLGDGTYFHSGSLAIRQAVASGANITYKILYNDATAMTGGQHVDGELSPQQITFQLHSEGIREIYLVSENPDAYPANEIAPGVKTAHRDELDAVQKTLRQVKGASAIVFVQTCAAEKRRRRKRGTLEDPARRVLINPAVCEGCGDCSVQSNCISVEPLETEFGRKRAINQSSCNKDYSCVKGFCPSFVTIDGGKPRHRAPAELADIGTLPEPASRPSLDKPYNIAVGGVGGTGVLTIGALLGMAAHIEGKASMILDMSGLAQKGGAVLSHVRLSDHPAEVTCSRIVTGTADVVLAADEVVAVAKDTISLCDSSRTHGIINSHVIPTADFVLNRDFNFQTRKLNGLLETALHKDSVFFDFTKPAEQLLGDSIATNMMMMGYAYQKGLFPLSAESIEQAIEVNGVAIKMNKEAFRLGRLAVADPARLADMLKGTDEVVAPKTLDAMTLDEVIEHRAKHLTAYQNGRLARRYRKLVDQVRDAAKQGGYDDALPRAVAINYAKLLAYKDEYEVARLFTDGAFAQQLRDQFEGDFKFSFNLAPPILASGVDALGRPKKRAFGPWMLKMFGVLAKFKFLRGTPLDIFGRSADRKLERDLIVGYEKDVATVLGLLSPLTIDTSVELLSLPDRIRGYGPVKEKAVADAKGRYAQLAADLASPPPAPRQIAAE, encoded by the coding sequence ATGGGCATCAACCAGGGTCCGATCAGTCTCGATCAAAAGTACACCCAGGACACCGGCCATATCTTCACGACGGGCATCCAGGCGCTGGTCCGCCTGCCCATGGCCCAGATTCGTCGCGACCGCGCCGCCGGGCTGAACACCGCAGGCTTCATCTCCGGCTATCGCGGCTCGCCGCTCGGCGGCTACGACCAGCAGCTGTTTGCCGCGCGAAAGCATCTCGAGCAGTACAACATCAAATTCCAGCCCGGCGTGAACGAGGATCTGGCGGCGACCGCGGTCTGGGGCTCGCAGCAGCTCAACCTTTCCCCCGGTGCCAAACACGACGGCGTGGTTGGCATCTGGTACGGCAAGGGCCCCGGCGTCGACCGCTGCGGCGACGTCTTCCGCCACGGCAATGCCGCCGGCTCCGCCAAGAACGGCGGCGTGCTGTGCCTGGCCGGTGACGACCACGGCGCTAAATCCTCAACCGTCCCGCATCAATCCGACCACGCCTTCATCTCGGCGCTGATGCCGTATCTCTACCCGTCGAGCATCCACGAGATGATCGAGATGGGCCTGCTCGGCATCGCGATGTCGCGCTATTCGGGCTGCTGGGTCGGCATGAAAGTGATCACCGAGACGGTGGAGACCACCGCCGAGATCGATCTCACCGACGAGATGACGCCGTTCGTGATCCCTACCGATTTTGAGATGCCCGAGGGTGGCCTCAATCTGCGCTGGCCCGACGACCGCTTTGCCCAGGACCGCCGTCTGCAGGACTACAAGGGCTTTGCCGCGATCGCTTTTGCGCGCGCCAACAAGGTGAACCGCATCACCATGGATTCGCCGAACGCCCGCTACGGCATCATGGCCTCGGGCAAGAGCTACGAGGACATCCGGCAGGCGCTGCGCGAGCTCGGTATCACACCCGAGGTCGCCGCCAAGATCGGACTTCGGTTGTACAAGATCGGCATGCCCTGGCCGCTGGAGCCGGAAGGCGTCAGGCAATTCGCTGTAGGCCTCGAGGAAATCTTCATTATCGAAGAGCGCCGCGAGATCGTCGAAAACCAGGTCAAGCAGGAGCTGTTTAACTGGCGTGACGACGTCCGCCCCCGCATCATCGGCAAGATGGACGATCACGACAAGCGCTTCCTCCCCTTTGCCGAAGAGCTCAGCGTCGCCTCACTGGCCAGTTCGCTCACCGAGCGCCTGCTTCGACTTGATCTCAATCCCGAAATTGCAAGCATGCTCCGCGCCAAGGCCGACTGGTTCAACGGCCGCCAGGCCACCCAGATGCAGGCCGTGGCACCCGTCTCCCGTACGCCATACTTCTGCTCCGGCTGTCCCCACAATACCTCGACCAAGGTGCCCGAAGGCAGCCGCGCCTTTGCCGGCATCGGTTGCCACTTCATGGCGCTGTGGATGGATCGCTCCACCGAGACCTTCACCCATATGGGCGGCGAGGGCGTGCCGTGGGTCGGCGTTGCCCCCTTTACCAAGGAAGAGCATGTGTTCGCCAATCTCGGCGATGGCACCTATTTCCACTCCGGCAGCCTCGCGATCCGCCAGGCGGTCGCCTCCGGCGCCAACATCACCTACAAGATCCTCTATAACGATGCGACCGCAATGACCGGCGGCCAGCATGTCGACGGCGAATTGTCGCCGCAGCAGATTACCTTCCAGCTCCATAGCGAAGGTATCCGCGAGATCTACCTCGTTTCGGAGAATCCTGACGCCTATCCGGCCAACGAGATCGCGCCCGGCGTCAAGACCGCGCATCGGGACGAACTCGACGCGGTTCAGAAAACGCTGCGCCAGGTGAAGGGCGCATCCGCGATCGTCTTTGTGCAGACCTGCGCGGCGGAGAAGCGCCGCCGCCGCAAGCGCGGCACGCTGGAGGATCCGGCGCGCCGTGTGCTCATCAATCCCGCGGTATGTGAAGGCTGCGGCGATTGCTCGGTGCAGTCGAACTGCATCTCGGTCGAGCCGCTGGAGACCGAGTTCGGCCGCAAGCGCGCCATCAACCAGTCGTCCTGCAATAAGGACTATTCCTGCGTAAAGGGCTTCTGCCCGTCCTTCGTCACGATCGACGGCGGCAAGCCGCGCCATCGCGCGCCGGCCGAACTCGCTGACATCGGGACGTTGCCCGAGCCGGCGTCGCGTCCCTCGCTGGACAAACCCTACAACATCGCCGTCGGCGGTGTTGGCGGCACCGGCGTGCTGACCATCGGCGCGCTGCTCGGCATGGCCGCACATATCGAGGGCAAGGCCTCGATGATTCTCGACATGTCCGGTCTCGCGCAGAAGGGCGGCGCGGTGCTGAGCCACGTCCGCCTGTCTGATCATCCGGCCGAGGTGACCTGTTCGCGCATCGTCACCGGCACGGCCGACGTCGTGCTTGCCGCCGACGAGGTGGTCGCCGTCGCCAAGGACACGATTTCGCTCTGCGACTCCAGTCGGACCCACGGCATCATCAACAGCCACGTCATTCCGACCGCGGACTTCGTCCTCAATCGCGACTTCAACTTCCAGACTCGCAAGCTGAACGGATTGTTGGAAACGGCGCTGCACAAGGATTCCGTCTTCTTCGATTTCACCAAGCCGGCCGAGCAGCTGCTCGGCGACAGCATCGCCACCAACATGATGATGATGGGCTACGCCTACCAGAAGGGGCTATTCCCGCTGTCGGCGGAATCGATCGAGCAGGCGATCGAGGTCAACGGCGTCGCGATCAAGATGAACAAGGAAGCCTTCCGCCTCGGCCGCCTCGCGGTTGCCGATCCGGCGCGCCTCGCCGACATGCTGAAGGGCACGGACGAGGTCGTCGCGCCCAAGACGCTGGATGCCATGACGCTGGACGAAGTCATCGAACACCGTGCCAAGCATCTCACGGCCTACCAGAACGGCCGTCTCGCCAGGCGCTATCGCAAGCTGGTCGACCAGGTCCGTGACGCCGCGAAGCAGGGCGGTTATGACGATGCGCTGCCGCGTGCGGTTGCGATCAACTACGCAAAACTGCTCGCCTACAAGGACGAGTACGAGGTCGCGCGGCTCTTCACCGACGGCGCCTTCGCCCAGCAGCTCCGCGACCAGTTCGAGGGCGATTTCAAGTTCAGCTTCAACCTGGCGCCGCCGATTTTGGCGTCCGGCGTCGATGCGCTCGGCCGTCCGAAGAAGCGCGCCTTCGGCCCGTGGATGCTGAAAATGTTCGGTGTGCTGGCAAAGTTCAAATTCCTGCGCGGCACGCCGCTCGATATTTTCGGCCGCAGCGCCGATCGCAAGCTCGAACGCGATTTGATCGTGGGCTACGAGAAGGATGTCGCCACCGTGCTCGGCTTGTTGTCGCCGCTCACGATCGACACGTCGGTCGAGTTGCTGTCACTGCCCGACCGCATCCGCGGCTACGGCCCGGTGAAGGAGAAGGCGGTCGCCGACGCCAAGGGCCGCTACGCCCAGCTCGCCGCCGACCTCGCCAGCCCGCCGCCCGCGCCAAGGCAGATCGCAGCGGAGTAA
- a CDS encoding cytochrome c, translating into MRTILVGLALAGLALCSAIASPAFAAEPSPELIAYGQSLVEAGDCAGCHTADPAKPFAGGKRIDTPFGAIYAPNLTPDRDTGIGAWSDDDFTRAVRTGTAPDGSLYYPAFPYPYFTHMTKDDTLAIRAYLGTLAPVVSRNKPPELRWPLGYRGLMRAWNFLFFKPGLFEPDQSKGAAWNRGGYLVTGLGHCGACHTPKNYFGADKTTQALTGSELGGWYAPRLDGAARTGLQNWSAQDIVEYLQSGRNAKSHAGGPMADVIVNSTSKMSDADVRAMAVYLKSLPPARRETIVTPPDDAEMKAGQAVYAKLCIACHEGDGSGSPRIYPPLPANALLQSINPSSTLRVILDGARTVTTPRAPNTGEMPGYARQLSDEEIAAVVNYIRNSWGNAAPLVTPAQVAKARGQES; encoded by the coding sequence ATGCGGACGATTCTGGTTGGCCTGGCTCTGGCAGGTTTGGCCTTGTGCAGTGCGATTGCGAGCCCGGCTTTCGCCGCCGAGCCGTCGCCCGAGTTGATCGCCTATGGCCAGTCCCTGGTCGAGGCCGGCGACTGTGCGGGCTGCCACACCGCCGATCCCGCAAAGCCCTTCGCCGGGGGCAAGCGCATCGACACGCCCTTCGGCGCGATCTACGCGCCCAACCTGACGCCGGACCGCGACACCGGGATCGGCGCCTGGAGCGACGACGATTTCACGCGTGCCGTGCGCACCGGCACCGCGCCGGATGGCTCGCTCTATTACCCGGCCTTCCCCTACCCCTACTTCACCCATATGACTAAGGACGACACGCTCGCGATCCGCGCCTATCTCGGCACGCTGGCGCCCGTCGTCAGCCGCAACAAGCCGCCGGAGCTGCGCTGGCCGCTCGGCTATCGCGGCCTGATGCGGGCCTGGAACTTTCTGTTCTTCAAGCCCGGCCTGTTCGAGCCGGACCAGAGCAAGGGCGCGGCGTGGAACAGGGGCGGCTATCTCGTCACCGGACTCGGCCATTGTGGCGCCTGCCACACGCCGAAGAACTATTTTGGCGCGGACAAGACTACGCAGGCGCTGACCGGCAGCGAGCTCGGCGGCTGGTACGCGCCGCGCCTCGATGGCGCCGCGCGGACCGGATTGCAGAATTGGAGCGCGCAGGACATCGTGGAATATCTGCAAAGCGGCCGCAACGCCAAAAGCCATGCCGGCGGGCCGATGGCCGACGTAATCGTCAATTCGACCTCGAAGATGAGCGACGCCGATGTGCGTGCGATGGCGGTGTACCTGAAGAGCCTGCCGCCGGCGCGCCGCGAGACCATCGTGACGCCGCCGGACGATGCCGAGATGAAAGCCGGTCAGGCGGTCTACGCCAAGCTCTGCATCGCCTGCCATGAGGGCGATGGCTCAGGCAGCCCGCGCATCTATCCGCCATTGCCGGCCAATGCGCTGCTGCAATCGATCAACCCGTCCTCGACCTTACGCGTGATCCTCGACGGCGCGCGCACCGTGACGACGCCCCGGGCACCGAACACCGGAGAGATGCCGGGCTATGCCAGGCAATTGTCCGACGAAGAGATCGCGGCGGTCGTGAACTACATCCGCAATTCCTGGGGCAACGCGGCGCCGCTGGTGACACCCGCGCAGGTCGCGAAGGCGCGCGGGCAAGAGTCGTAG
- a CDS encoding trimeric intracellular cation channel family protein, translating to MWSLPPSDSVLHFLSLAAVAAQGMTAALAAGRRSMDWLGVCFLGCITALGGGTLRDLFLGHYPLAWVQNPIYLALAGGAAFLTILFARLVHRLKVAFIVLDAIGLVVFTMTGCDVAWQMDATLPIVIVSGMVTGCAGGVLRDVLCNDVPLLFRSELYATVSVVTGLFYATAFGLNINAEIWTILTFVLGISLRLLAVRYKWEMPKFVFTGDEERGP from the coding sequence ATGTGGAGCCTGCCGCCGAGCGATAGTGTGCTGCATTTCCTGTCGCTCGCCGCCGTCGCCGCGCAGGGCATGACCGCCGCGCTCGCTGCCGGCCGCCGCAGCATGGACTGGCTGGGGGTCTGCTTTCTCGGCTGCATCACGGCGCTCGGCGGCGGCACGTTGCGCGATCTCTTCCTTGGACACTATCCGCTGGCCTGGGTGCAAAACCCGATCTATCTCGCGCTCGCCGGCGGCGCGGCCTTCCTCACCATCCTGTTCGCGCGCCTCGTGCACCGGCTGAAGGTCGCCTTCATCGTGCTCGATGCGATCGGCCTCGTGGTCTTCACCATGACCGGCTGCGACGTCGCCTGGCAGATGGACGCCACGCTGCCGATCGTCATCGTCTCCGGCATGGTGACGGGCTGCGCCGGCGGCGTGTTGCGCGATGTGCTCTGCAACGACGTGCCGCTGCTGTTTCGTTCCGAGCTCTATGCCACGGTCTCGGTGGTGACCGGTTTGTTCTATGCCACGGCATTCGGATTGAACATCAACGCCGAGATCTGGACTATCCTGACCTTCGTGCTCGGCATCAGCCTCCGCCTGCTCGCGGTGCGCTACAAGTGGGAGATGCCGAAATTCGTCTTCACCGGGGACGAGGAGCGAGGGCCGTAG